Proteins encoded by one window of Mercenaria mercenaria strain notata chromosome 4, MADL_Memer_1, whole genome shotgun sequence:
- the LOC123552116 gene encoding protein unc-93 homolog A-like — translation MDIKTTGKEYRNTFVLSGAFTAIFTAYLAIQNLQSSLNQEQGLGIISLSCMYACIIISGILAPAIIHVFGEKKILVISFICHVIYVGTNFYPTFATLVPSSVLLGLTAGPMWTSQSVYLADMACSYADRTSKDGHAVLSKFNGIFFAMFETTQITGNLISSLVLQQGSYESSSSANETTVKFCGSEDCPMAVNGTKIDEPDRHIVYILLGIFLICDVFGVFLTACFLPPMNKLASKQKVNLLKSLASCGKGLTDLNLVFLLPLIMFMAMEQAILWTDYTKAFISCPLGIQKLGFVMATYGGSTTVFALVFARVSKYTGRYILFALAGLVNLGILITLYIWIPSSEDVFLIFLIPVIWGMAEGIWQIQSNALVALLFPEKKDSAFANYHTWKAIGFTMTFIYGNLLCVSTKLIIAISLLMVSMILYLIVEIRVKQSKSSNEKETEEGNNLDPDSNTSYD, via the exons ATGGATATAAAAACGACAGGGAAAgaatacagaaatacatttgtGTTGTCAGGAGCCTTTACAGCAATATTTACTGCATACCTTGCAATACAAAATCTTCAAAGTAGTTTGAATCAAGAGCAAGGCCTTGGAATAATCTCCTTGTCATGTATGTACGCTTGTATAATCATCTCTGGCATCCTCGCACCTGCCATTATTCATGTTTTTGGGGAGAAAAAAATTCTCGTAATCTCGTTCATATGTCACGTAATCTATGTAGGAACTAATTTTTATCCAACCTTTGCGACGTTAGTGCCGTCATCAGTATTGTTAGGCCTCACGGCTGGACCAATGTGGACGTCTCAAAGTGTATATTTGGCTGATATGGCATGTTCCTACGCAGACAGAACTTCGAAAGATGGTCATGCTGTTCTTAGTAAATTTAATGgaattttctttgcaatgtttgAAACCACGCAAATAACGGGAAACCTGATTTCATCTCTAGTTCTTCAACAGGGCAGCTACGAAAGTAGTTCCTCAGCCAATGAAACAACTGTAAAGTTTTGTGGTAGTGAAGATTGTCCAATGGCGGTCAATGGCACAAAAATTGATGAACCCGACCGTCATATTGTGTATATCCTTTTAGGTATATTTTTGATATGTGATGTTTTTGGTGTTTTTCTTACTGCCTGTTTCTTGCCGCCGATGAATAAACTTGCATCGAAACAGAAAGTGAATCTGTTGAAATCTTTAGCGTCATGTGGAAAGGGTCTCACAGATTTAAACCTTGTTTTTCTGTTACCCTTAATAATGTTTATGGCGATGGAGCAAGCAATTCTGTGGACTGATTATACAAAG GCATTCATTAGCTGTCCATTAGGAATTCAGAAGCTTGGATTCGTCATGGCAACCTATGGTGGCTCCACGACAGTCTTCGCACTCGTATTTGCTCGAGTCTCAAAATATACCGGACGATACATTTTATTTGCTCTAGCTGGCCTGGTCAACCTTGGTATTTTGATAACGTTATATATTTGGATACCAAGTTCTGAGGATGTTTTTCTCATATTCTTGATACCAGTTATTTGGGGCATGGCTGAAGGAATATGGCAAATACAGTCAAATG CCTTGGTTGCACTGCTATTCCCGGAAAAGAAAGACTCCGCCTTCGCCAACTACCATACCTGGAAAGCGATTGGTTTTACAATGACATTTATTTATGGAAACCTGCTCTGTGTGTCAACAAAATTGATAATCGCCATAAGTTTACTGATGGTGTCgatgattttatatttaattgtaGAAATTAGAGTTAAACAAAGTAAATCTAGTAATGAAAAAGAGACAGAAGAAGGAAACAATTTAGACCCAGACAGCAATACTTCATATGATTGA